Proteins encoded by one window of Streptomyces sp. NBC_01477:
- a CDS encoding MarC family protein, which yields MFDFTLFGSVFFTLFVIMDPPGITPIFLALTSGRATKVQRRMALQAAGVAFGVIAVFGVCGQQILDYLHVSVPALRVAGGLLLLLIALDLLTGKADEPTQTKDVNVALVPLGMPLLAGPGAIVTVILAVQHADGFAQQTSVWLAIVAMHAVLWLTMRYSLAIIRVIKEGGVVLVTRLSGMLLSAIAVQSVANGVFGFVHGQG from the coding sequence ATGTTCGACTTCACCCTGTTCGGGTCCGTCTTCTTCACGCTGTTCGTGATCATGGATCCGCCCGGCATCACGCCGATCTTCCTCGCGCTGACCTCGGGCCGGGCCACGAAGGTGCAGCGGCGGATGGCGTTGCAGGCCGCAGGCGTGGCCTTCGGGGTGATCGCGGTCTTCGGGGTCTGCGGGCAGCAGATCCTCGACTACCTGCACGTGTCGGTGCCCGCGCTGCGGGTCGCCGGAGGGCTGCTGCTCCTGCTGATCGCGCTCGACCTGCTGACCGGCAAGGCGGACGAGCCGACGCAGACCAAGGACGTCAATGTGGCGCTGGTGCCGCTGGGGATGCCGCTGCTCGCCGGCCCCGGCGCGATCGTCACGGTGATCCTGGCGGTGCAGCACGCGGACGGCTTCGCGCAGCAGACCTCGGTGTGGCTGGCGATCGTGGCGATGCACGCGGTGCTGTGGCTGACGATGCGCTATTCGCTGGCGATCATCCGGGTGATCAAGGAAGGCGGGGTCGTGCTGGTGACCCGGCTGTCCGGCATGCTCCTGTCGGCGATCGCCGTGCAGTCCGTCGCGAACGGCGTCTTCGGGTTCGTCCACGGCCAGGGCTGA
- a CDS encoding alpha/beta fold hydrolase — protein sequence MSRPTTLDLPEHASAHRLDTSRGSFAVLDAAPAPDAPARHGTALLVPGFTGSKEDFADLLVPLSEAGFRVVAVDGRGQHESGGPRDEAAYAQRELAADVSAQAAVLAAEDGGAPLHVLGHSLGGHIVRAAVLADSAGPWASLTLMSSGPAEVAPSQQVRTQLLIDHLPTMDMEAAWRAMRALDADRGDGAATPAWLDDFLHRRWVSTAPEQLIATARQLMTEPDRVDELAAVPLPKLVLSGEVDYAWPVPLLDAMAERLGARRVVIKGAEHSPNAERPAETAAALIAFWAGEGAASTK from the coding sequence ATGAGCCGACCGACCACCCTGGATCTGCCGGAGCACGCGTCAGCGCACCGGCTCGACACCTCCCGCGGGTCGTTCGCGGTCCTGGACGCCGCGCCCGCCCCCGACGCACCCGCCAGGCACGGCACCGCGCTGCTCGTACCCGGCTTCACGGGAAGCAAGGAGGACTTCGCCGACCTGCTGGTACCGCTGTCCGAGGCGGGTTTCCGGGTCGTCGCGGTGGACGGCCGCGGCCAGCACGAGTCGGGCGGCCCGCGGGACGAGGCGGCGTACGCCCAGCGCGAGCTGGCCGCTGACGTCTCCGCGCAGGCCGCCGTGCTCGCCGCCGAGGACGGCGGCGCCCCGCTGCACGTGCTGGGCCACTCGCTGGGCGGCCATATCGTGCGGGCGGCGGTGCTCGCCGACAGCGCCGGGCCGTGGGCGTCGCTGACCCTGATGAGTTCAGGCCCCGCCGAGGTGGCGCCCTCCCAGCAGGTCAGGACGCAGCTGCTGATCGACCATCTGCCGACGATGGACATGGAGGCGGCCTGGCGGGCGATGCGCGCGCTGGACGCCGACCGCGGCGACGGCGCCGCGACCCCGGCCTGGCTCGACGACTTCCTGCACCGCCGCTGGGTGTCCACCGCCCCCGAGCAGCTGATCGCCACGGCACGCCAGTTGATGACGGAGCCCGACCGGGTCGACGAACTCGCCGCCGTGCCGCTGCCGAAGCTCGTACTGTCCGGCGAGGTGGACTACGCCTGGCCGGTGCCGCTGCTCGACGCGATGGCCGAGCGGCTGGGCGCCCGGCGCGTCGTGATCAAGGGCGCGGAGCACTCCCCCAACGCCGAGCGGCCGGCCGAGACGGCCGCCGCGCTCATCGCGTTCTGGGCCGGCGAGGGTGCAGCCAGCACTAAGTAG
- a CDS encoding DUF6758 family protein produces the protein MRGEPSCPKCGGRVRAPGLFADSWQCDLHGTVHPLQAVVPPSVEGLGVVVHRAQVPVWMPWPLPVGWLFSGVANAGDDRSGGRATAVACSGPGPFGGPGELMLIAEELGVGLGARYAGIDGPDPGPTMCVDKPPHAKVLAAGRPTALWHVDGAPDDRVVFAGEARGLWLWAIVWPEETGLLMYDELVLTDLRDAGAEVDLLPCGALTPRLLA, from the coding sequence ATGAGGGGCGAACCCAGTTGCCCGAAGTGCGGTGGCAGGGTCAGGGCGCCCGGCCTCTTCGCCGACTCCTGGCAATGCGATCTGCACGGCACCGTGCACCCGCTCCAGGCCGTCGTCCCGCCGAGCGTCGAAGGCCTCGGCGTGGTCGTCCACCGGGCGCAGGTGCCGGTGTGGATGCCGTGGCCGCTGCCCGTCGGCTGGCTGTTCTCCGGCGTGGCCAACGCCGGTGACGACCGCAGCGGCGGCCGTGCCACCGCTGTGGCCTGCTCGGGACCCGGTCCCTTCGGCGGGCCCGGCGAGCTGATGCTGATCGCCGAGGAGCTGGGCGTCGGGCTCGGCGCCCGCTACGCCGGGATCGACGGCCCCGACCCGGGTCCCACCATGTGCGTGGACAAGCCGCCGCACGCCAAGGTGCTGGCCGCCGGCCGCCCGACCGCCCTGTGGCACGTCGACGGCGCCCCGGACGACCGCGTCGTCTTCGCGGGCGAGGCCCGCGGCCTGTGGCTGTGGGCCATCGTCTGGCCCGAGGAGACCGGCCTGCTGATGTACGACGAGCTGGTCCTCACCGACCTGCGGGACGCCGGTGCCGAGGTCGACCTGCTGCCCTGCGGGGCGCTGACCCCCAGGCTGCTGGCCTGA
- a CDS encoding PHP domain-containing protein produces MRIDLHTHSTASDGTDTPAELVRNAAAAGLDVVALTDHDTVGGYAAAVAALDGTDLTLVTGAELSCRIGGIGMHMLAYLFDPAEPRLYEARELVRDGRVPRARGMVDKLRALGVPITWEMVERIAGDGSVGRPHIATAMVELGVVATVSDAFTREWLANDGRVYVEKQEFDPFEAVRLVKAAGGVTVFAHPGAHKRGETVSDEVIAALGAAGLDGIEVDHVDHDPATRTRLRALAGELGLLATGSSDYHGSRKTVVLGECVTAPEVYAEIAARATGAVPISAV; encoded by the coding sequence GTGCGTATCGACCTGCACACCCACTCCACGGCATCCGACGGCACCGACACCCCCGCCGAACTGGTGCGCAACGCCGCCGCTGCCGGGCTCGACGTCGTGGCGCTCACCGACCACGACACCGTCGGCGGCTACGCGGCGGCCGTCGCCGCCCTGGACGGTACGGACCTGACGCTGGTCACCGGCGCCGAGCTGTCCTGCCGTATCGGCGGCATCGGCATGCACATGCTGGCGTACCTCTTCGACCCCGCCGAGCCGCGGCTGTACGAGGCACGCGAACTCGTACGCGACGGCCGGGTGCCGCGCGCCCGCGGGATGGTCGACAAGCTCCGGGCGCTGGGCGTGCCCATCACCTGGGAGATGGTCGAGCGGATCGCCGGGGACGGCTCGGTCGGCCGGCCGCACATTGCCACGGCGATGGTCGAACTCGGCGTCGTCGCCACAGTCTCCGACGCCTTCACCCGGGAATGGCTCGCCAACGACGGGCGGGTCTACGTCGAGAAGCAGGAGTTCGACCCCTTCGAGGCGGTACGCCTGGTCAAGGCCGCGGGCGGCGTCACGGTCTTCGCCCACCCGGGCGCCCACAAGCGCGGGGAGACGGTGTCCGACGAGGTCATAGCGGCACTGGGCGCCGCCGGGCTCGACGGCATCGAGGTCGACCACGTCGACCACGACCCCGCGACGCGGACCCGGTTGCGCGCCCTCGCGGGGGAGTTGGGGCTGCTCGCCACCGGCTCCTCGGACTACCACGGAAGCCGGAAGACGGTCGTCCTCGGTGAGTGCGTGACCGCGCCGGAGGTCTACGCGGAGATCGCCGCGCGGGCCACGGGGGCGGTACCGATCTCCGCCGTCTAG